The Heliangelus exortis chromosome Z, bHelExo1.hap1, whole genome shotgun sequence genomic sequence TAGCCTGACACAGAAAGTCATGTCTAGGCATTGGCTTTGAGGGGCAGAGGAGCTCAGTAGAAACATCTTTGAAAACAGCCTCTGCAGGAAACAGCAGGTTTTCATGGTCTATCCCCCTCTAAGTGTGGTGACAGAGAATGTGTAAGTGGGACACCTTATTCTGACTTTATGGCACTCCACTGCTTGAGTaagaaggggaagcagcacTTCAGAACCCCACCTCCACCTCTCAAAACTAAGCAAGAGATCTGCAATGAAGGAAAATTAGAAACACACTAAAAAGTTGGCAGGAGTGTCTCTAGAGTTGCAGTTAAGGTCTTCAGATTGCATTTACTGCTTTTAATCAAAATTTGATTGTTCACTGAAAGACCACATTTATTTACACTTTTTGAAATGGATATAGATTTTGGAACTAGAACACATCTAAAGTTAAATATAATTATCTTCAGGTCTCCTTTTCCAAAGAGTTGCCTGTAGTAAACCTAGTAAACCACAACTTTACAACAAAGCAAGTCAAGgctatggaaaatattttaatgatacTGCCTGAGAAAATCCTTCTCTGAAGAACACTAAAAGAACTTTCTTATTACATAGCTGGAGATTCAAATTCATCCCACTGCTAGTGCTGTAGGAAATTACCTAAGATACCAATgtatttctgatatttatttcagaattttacaTTATTTCCATTCTAAGGCATATGTGAAGCATACTATTTTCAAATCAGATAAGAATCTAGGAGTCTGCAGTCTTGGGGGCTGAAACCCAGGACACGCACTCATTGCAAGCCCTACAAGAACTGACCCAATAGCATTTATTGAATCCGGAAGTCACATCCAAGAGCTTTACCTGCCTAAAACATCATTAAGGGGAACCTAACTCTGAAACTGAGATCCAAAATGTTTGCAGGTTACTAATGGCATGAATATACTAGGTAGTCCTCGTGTCTTCCCTCTTTGAATCACTTGGTCAGCCACAAGGCTTTTCCACTTGTGCCTTAACTTTATGAGGACAAGATCCTAACAAAATCACTGCATACACCTTCTTTGTAGTCCAGCTCAAAGAGTGTGATAGCAacatccagcttttctgtatGAACCAGGTGCCAGcattatttctggtttatttattttttttaatctaatggctacttaatataaaatgcctgtACCATGGGGTTTTCCTCATTACTAGATTATAGATACGTGCTCTTGTGATCTATCTTCCTCTACCAAATTAAtcattccttcctttcttgTACGCTTGCTCAGTTTCTTGGAGCTGAGTGGACGACAACTTCAGTCACACTgagatttgtttaaaaataattatctttgaAGAGTTTCTTCATGACAAAAAGGTACATGCCAGAAAGCACACCAGCTGTCTGGATCACTGAGGGGTGGTGCAGTAATAATACACTAATGAATCTGTAAGTGTTTTTGCGATCTGAGAGTgcttaaatacaaaatataaagcTTCTGTCTGATGTTGTGAAATCCTTATGCCAGCAATCTTCTGGGAATGTAATCCAGCCTCTTTTGTCAAGTCTTGTCATGAATCTTCCAGGCAAGGAGGGGTTACTAAACCTTGTCAATTATCCTTCCAGTAGTTGCTTGCTATAGCAATGGGGTGGATCAAATCTAGCTGTGTAGAGTTCAATTGTCAGGAGTTCAGAAAGTGGAAAATCcccaaagaattaaaaagggaaattacAAGTCCGTTCTTTAAAGTCACAGAACAAGACATGCTGGTCGACTAAGGGAAGCATAGGAATGGGGCCCTAGGAGCAAAAGATCCTGAAGGATTCAGAGTAtacagagcacagcagcagagtgaCCTATACCCACGTGTGCAAATGAGaacaagaagctgaaaaatcttTCCTGGAATATTGTCCTGCAGAGGTACAGGTATACCCTCATGTGAGCATAATGCATCAGTCTGGCAGACTGCCTCATGGTTTATACTGAAATGTATACTTGTGTGCAAACCAATATGCAGGCACCTCAATCAGACTCTCATGGAGTATTTGTATGTGCCAGGCCTAGGTCCCTGAGTAGCTCTTGTTACCTGCTTACCCTGCAAAGTGTTGAGGGACACTTGCATTGAGATTTTTATGTGACAGCAGGAAGAGGTCAATTTCCTCTTTGTTAATAGTTTTATAAAGCATGAAAAGCCAGACTGTAAATGGGTTTAAAACAGACCATCCCCAGGGTGCATGGATGTCTCTGGTAATCTGTGTGGTTATTCATGAAATTACCATCTTTGTAATGTGGTAATATGGGCAGGAGCTTTGCATCACCTCTGCAAGCATATTCTTCCCTATTAGCTGCACAAAACCATGGTCCCATGCTTCATAAAGTTAATGTTAATGCTTAATGCTTAAGGATGCTTCCATGGGAAAATCCTCAAGGGACAAAGAAAGGAAGATAATTCTTGTGAGCTTCCAATCTACTGCCATGACAGAAACCTGAGGGAAATATGAGGAGAGAAGAATAGtccatattatttttttgttctattaAAATATGGGGTATCTGAAAAATTGAGTTCCCTGTAAGAGTTCAAAACAAATGACATTTTGCCACCctaaaatgttttgaagtctgtgtgtatctgttTGCCTTTAAATAGAAACTctcagaaaacaagcaaacaaacaaacacacttTTTAATCAGCCTATTTCACTCGTTCtaaaactgatttaatttttctcatggAAGAGCTAGGTATTTTCCCTCAAAATAAAAGGCTACTATATTGAGGGTAGCTTTGGAAACAAGTACAagtacattttttccccatggcaAAAATCCCTAGAAACAGATTCAGAAGATAAGCAGTAAATGTTACTGACTTTATTCTCTCCCATATTATGGtcactttattttctaaagaaagaatGCCACTAGCATTCATACAATCCACTACATTTTAAGATGCATGAGGGTTAAGGTATTTGGCTGAAGATCATAAATTGTAATCAATATTCAGACTGACTTAGAAAAGGAGGGTTAATTCGCATTCAAAAGACATTACTGACAACAGACACTAGAGAGGAAGAAGCACTAGCAGATTATAGATCTGATTTTGCAAAggtatgtgggtttttttggtttgctttttgggcttgttatttttttactgtatggggttgttttttttgttacacCTTTTGAGTGTTAATGTTATGCTGACAATGTTTTCAGATAGGCTGCAAGGCAACTGCTGTACTCAGCCAAGCAGAATCTGTGGAAGAGCTGCTGAGGCAAAACGTAAATTATAGCTTCACTTTAAGAAAAAGACAATATTGTCAGTAATTACCTCCTATACATATATAGAATTCTTATTTGAGTTGGGGGGAGTTGTGTAAAATTCTAATCATTCAAAAGGCAGCTTTTGAACTTGGGTATTCACCAGTTCCTTCCTTGGCAGTCCCTGATTCTTTATGCTTATGATGCAAGAGAGGCACAGAAGAATGGAAATAGATACTTTTAACTACCTGCTGCAGTGGGAAATGTGTCAAGTTCCGTCTCAACTAGATGAAGGTATTTGTTTCACCAGGCTTGACTGtctaattttcttcatttatttaataaagtTATAACTTTATATTGCAAATACCTGCCTAATGCTGTCTATTGTGTCCTACATAGCAGGTCAAGAATACTGAATTAGGCTTAAATATAACAAAGCAGATGAATGTATATTGATTGTATTGCTGTCTATTCCCTTTTTACGTTCTGGAAAGTATATTTCAGTTCATGTTTTACGGATACAAGAAAGAGTAGTTTAAAATCCATTTCTTGTCATTTTGAGCTGCAAATATGCTTCTGCTAGGGATATATGGCTGTCAATACAGATTTTCAACCCGCTGATTTATATAGGATCTAGTGTATAAGGATATTAACCATGGTATTGGCATTAAAAGCTCTAgcatttttttacaaaattattaaaaatacacatttaagaTACTGTGGAGAAGGGTTGCAATACTGATGTCTGTGTATCTGTacactctttttttaaaagacgAGTATATACAGTGGAAGGAAAACAGtctttttgttgtatttgtcAAACTATTGCACAGATTCCTAGATGGTGTAAATATATATTGCTGTTTCACAGATTCAGACCTTCAGATCTTCATAAGTAGTAGCTCATAAAGCTACCAATTACTTTAGCAAATGCAGGGAGTAATTCAAGCTTTTACACTAACTTTGACCTTTTCTGTGTATAAATCATCCTCACATAGCTTCTATAGGAGAATTCAGAATATTATTTGTCCACATTAACACATTCAAGTTGagcttgcattttaaatatttcactgtaCAGTAAGTAAAAGTGAGGTGCATGGTATTTGAGAGggtctacagaaaaaaacaacagatccTTTCTAACAGTTTTATTGCTGTGTTTATTAAAGATTAATCTCATCAACTTGCTTTAACAATGTCGACAGCTGAATGGCACACCAAGGGTCTCTTATGTGCATGCAAAGATCTATCTTTAAAAGCTGTTGGGAGATGATATATGCCTGCAGGCAAAGGACAGTGTCAGCTTGATATTAAATttgtaagaagaaaagaatgaagTATAGCTGAAGAGGGCATTGTTCCTACGTCCATTTAGACTGTGCAGTAAACAACAGCGCAGGGTACAGTATGAAGGAACATAAAGACACATTTGAGTACAAGAGAAGGGCACGTGTAATTTCATTTGTTAACCTGGCACATTTATAATCAAGATTTGCTCATTTAAGGTAGGGGTAAAATGTCAATCACAGTAACTGGGCTATGAGTGCATGGAAATATCTTCGCTCAAATAGTTTATGTACAGATGTTTGAGCCTGAAGAAACTTGCTGTGTTTTTGTAGCTAAGGAAGTGAGTAATCAGTGAAACCAGTATGGGTGGTATAGGAAAATCATGCACATGGTCTTGGCACTTGCAGCATTCCATGAGATATTTCATAATGGAAACCAAATTGCTCCACTAATACAGGATACCTGCATATAAGGCATGTGTTGTGAAGCACCCATTGAAGTCACAGGACCATACCAATTCAGACAGTAAATCCtgagagaacaagaaaaacaaaagaaattcctTGGGTGTTGACAtaagagaaagaggaaaatatccTCTTTAATGTATTTAGATGTCTTGATGTTTAATGTCTTCATGTCTTCATTGcctaataataatttttatcaaTCAAATTTTAAAGGGCTGAAAGTGTTACAGGGCAAGATGGTAATTAAGTCTGTAAGGCTGAATAGCTAGTTGCAGTAGCAGAAAATCTGGCCTTATGTCCAGTTAGCAAGGCTGCAAGACCATGGGACTCAAATGGTTTTCTGCTGGCCAGATTCATCCTTTGTGCTTCATTATTTCGTTgcctttccatttattttatgtgACTGAAAATTGTGCAGTGAATGATCTGTCAAGAAATATCAATGAACAGATGCTGCTCTCTATATAGCTTAATTGttaatggttttaatttaaataattactttaaatCCATGCAGATTCTGTATGGATTcatcctggaagtgttcaataGCTTAAGTTACCATTTCCTCAGTATTGAAAGACTAAGTCTAATACTGTTTACAGAAACTGGCAAAGCAGGCAAAACTAAGGCTCCACTCAGCAAACCGGGATGTGATTTCGCACAGTCTCTTTGTCTGTGACTACCCACCAACATACAAGTCTTTTATGATAACAACATAATCTTATGTGTATTGGTACAAAACAGAGTTTACGCTGTACATTGTGATAAAGAAGGAGGAGTTTAAACAATAGAACAAAGCCAAATATAATTGTAAATGTGTTGTTTCTAGAGGTGTAGATCTTAAAGCCATTCTTTCCCTTTATCCTATTGTTCTCAGAGTAAGAAGCATTAAATTTTGAGGCCTAAAGAAGTCCTTTTAGcatacagaaattttaaattacagtcaATTTTGAAACAGCTAAAATccttaaaacacagaaagaataattaaagGTGTTTTGAACAAGTTTAACTCTGGATGTCCTGTGAATTTTTATATATCAACTGATTAATCCGTTGGCATTTTAACTTCAAAAATCTTTGTTACTTGATCAGAAAAGTTATCTTTTTGGTAATACTTGACCAGGCCCCAGTTCCACTATTGGGCTGCAGGTGCCTACCTGAACTATATGAAGGCTATTAATGCTGAGGATGTGCCAAGGACTAACCTGTCGATTTAATGCCTATAATGATATGCAAGTTTGGCTCTGTTTCTTAATTTAGTATCTTAGACTGTAAGAACCACCTCAGGGGGAGCTATAATAAAACTACAAAATGGATGTGTGCACTCTGGCAACCAGAAATTTAAATAACAACCGGATGTGGATAAAGTGATGTGCAACTGTGTATTCATTAAACAAAATATTACCTACATCTGCAAGGAGCACTTTGGAGAAAGTAATTGGAGGCAGCAcctcttcattaaaaaaatttaacaatCAGGGCTTGCTATTTAAGTGACGGGtaatctccattttttttctatcagttAGGATTTTATCTGAGCtgtgagggaaaagaaaacacctgCCTtgttaaattctgtttttttgatATATTATTTTGGCTGTATGGATACCTTTGTGCTGAAATGGGGACATCGATAATGTGCATTACACtcacagttttgtttcttgcaTCCTTGGATCTGTGTTAGAGGTGGATCCTTGAGTAAAAATCTCCCTCATACTGTGGGGAAGGCCTTTTTTGCTTGTGTCTATAGATATACCTAATAAATGTCTTTAGCTAGTTACCTTCTCCTTTCAAGTACTCATGTGCTTATATCAGTGGGAATagctaaaaatctttttttcacaaagcAAATTATTCAGGATCTCATTTAAGTTTTAGCTTGCAAAAGAAGCGGTCCAAAGAGGGCAAAGGTTGTGGTTATGTCAAGTATTGTGCCTGTGGAGAGGCCTGCCCCAAAAATCTTTCAATCATTCAGCATATTGAGCACTCAGAAGGCTGTCTGGAAGTCCAAAATCTCAGAAATATGTTCCTTTCACCTTTGCAGTGTATTCTTAGGATTTTACTAAGTATAATCAATATCATAAAAATTAGGATTCTGAGTGTGAGAAACTGCTAACTGTAAAATAATCGCACAGCTCCTAAAACCAGACAATAGCACTCACTGGTATTGTAAATGGCTATCTAGCTCTTCTCTGTAATATCATCCCATTTGGTGCATACTCTTAtcccaaaaggaaaataatcatagaatcattgcATATGTTTATCACTGAGTCACTAATTACTAATTACTAATTTAAAATCAGGTTTCTTCAAAACTGGAAATATACTGTGTACAGAATCTATTCTCAGTTCTAAATCTGACATTTAAAACCAGCCTATCAAAAGTTGATCTTTCCTGACAGTCAcatattttccatctttctgcTTTTACCCCTAGCATTCCTAACTGTATTCAGATAATATGTAGAAAATCATTAGGAAAATCTTTCCTACAACATTCTAGTCTGTGAGACCAAGCATAGTTATTGTATTGTGTGAGTGCAGTTTTAGGAAAGATCATTAACTGTGTAtcatatgtgtatataaaaaCTGTGTGTGCAAGAGTTTTCTGAACACAGAATATCAGAGGTCTCTCAAAAGAGGATACCACTGCCTTTAGCCTTCACTTTAGCATAACTTCCACTGGGTTACACTCTGTCTCAGTTTATGTTTCTTCTTTATAACAAGATTACTTATTGACACAATTCATTATTTCCTTCACCAGGTATCACCCATCAAAGAAGTGGCTTAAATAAACTGGTTTTTTCCTCAACTTTTAGCTCTCTCTGTTAAACAATCCCATGTGTTTTTTATCAGCTAGTAGCTGAGATATCTTCCAAAAGACTGGATGTTAACAGTTTTTATCTTTCTATCTTGTCCCCCATAAGTTAAATCAGGCAATAATAACCATGCAGTTCcaatatttttgttgctttaatACTTTCTATATTTTGTTTAAGGTATAATTTTTAGAATAATCATGGCATTATTACTGTTTGACTGTGCTTTCATAATCCACTTTTACCTACTAACTGTTGTTTCTGAGGCATGCTTGTAAATCATTACTGACCCCAGTCCAGAGCCAAAGCTGTTATAAGCATATGAAAGTTTCTTCTGTGCATGCTGTACTATAATATGTTCCTctacttcttttccttcttcttacCACTAACACATGTTCAGCTGAGACATTGCTGTGCTTCAACCAGTTTTGaagcctttcttttcctgagtaAACTTTATAGGTAACTTCGGTGTTGTCAGTGACCAGGCCTACTCTGTAACATCCAGCAGCATTTCCTTCCACTAGAAGGAAAATCTAACGTGCAAGGGACGAGAAAGTAATGGGTGGCAGACACCCAGACAGAAAATTAAGGGAACATATGTGCTAGGCAGGCAGTAGCACAGCATATGCTCTGCTGGCTAGAAACAACCAGTTTCGGTCCCAAGTCCTGGCAATTCTCTTCATGTGGCAGAGAAAACCTTTTCTCTTTAACTAAATTATTATTTGACAGATTTTAGGCTACCTTCTTAAATCTTCtagcatttaaaatacaaattatttattaatttccttCATAAATGCTGCAGTTTTAGAGACACTGAATAATTACTGTCTTCCATCAGAGCAATAGACACATATATTGGCCTGCAGCAGATCCCAGTCCATCCCACCTCAAAACATTTCTGTCATTGTGTGTAAAATCATAgctgtatttgtttttcaaacccttctctccctgcttcgAGTACTGTCAGCTGCAGTTCATCTGTCCTGCAGCAAGGCATGCAATTTGAAATTTCTGTGGGCTAATCACTGAAGGAGTGTCATTGAGCCCCTCATTTCCCCTCTTGCAGGAAATTAATGTTCTACCCTAGTCCAAATGATGTGGTAGGCAGGGAGAAGTTAGCTCCACTTCAGGGTCTAGTGACGTCTAATACTGGTGGCTGGATTTTGCACTGCTGACAGAACAGCTCAGGATTTCTAACAGGTCTCACCTATGACACAGAGGCAAGCCTGCTGTCTTGACCTGCTGTCAAGTTCTTTTGCAGATAATTTTTCTCTAGTAGGAGAAAGTTATGTGGAAGTAAACAAACAAGTGGGTTATTCATAGTCAACGTTGCTTCCCCCTTGTCCTACAGATAGCAAAGTGCATCTAAATGGCTTCTACTCTGACCTCAGCAAACTGATGATGAAAAGAAGGCAACTGTGGGATTATTCGTTTCAGCTTCCCTGGATGATGGATGGAGAGATTGTCACTGCCACTCTGGTGCCATCTGGGAACATGATACCAAATTCTAGCATGACCCTGGCTCAGAAAACAACGTTTGCCTTTGtgattttgttatttattttcttgagaatcttcaggttttgtttcttctgaattCTCCTCATCCCCTACCACAGTATGCCAACCTCAACATGAGCTGATGGGCTCGAGGGCCTGGAGAAAGGCCAGTTTGACTATGCTCTTGCTTAGAGACTGAAAATTATGGAGGCTTATTAgcaatctgagaaaaaaagaaaaatcatggaatgtctccttattttgtttctggtttacatttttttaaacactgtacGAGTTGCCACAGACACATATGCACACAATTAAtgtgattttaattaaatgccAAAACAAGTTAAACCTTTGAAAACTGATACTGAATCTCATaattgggaaaaagaaaaagcagaattttctttaCATTAGCAGAATTTTTCTATAGAATGCATTGAAATGATATGTAGTGTATGTGATCTCTTATAACCAGCTAAGAGACACTAGAGCGTATGTTCTCTTATGTCGCCATTTTATCATTAACAAGAGTCTGGGGAGAAAGGTGTCTTACAAATGAAGTAAGAATGTGTCTTTATGATCTGGATGTAATAAATAGGCTGTGCAAGCTGTGCAAGACTCTTCTTGCTCTATGTACTATGCTATGAAGACAAGTAAGAAAGTTTCCCATGTCATGAGACAGGTCTGAAAGAGCTAGAAAAcatcaggagaaaaaatttCCTCCATTATTTACCAGGTATTCAGAATGCTCTTTCTTAGCATTCAAGCAATTACTAAGCTACTTAGTAACAACAACACAATTACTTTAATCTTTGTTGTAAATAATATATGTAATGATTTTAGCTTACCTTAGTGTATTTTTGTGCCTGAACTGATTTCTCTTAAGATaggttttttcagtgttcttaCAATAGGTTATGCAAACAAATTTCAATCTGTGTTTCAAGCCCCACCTTTCCAGCACTCAGTCCGTTTATTTGGTGTGCATATGACACTGCAttgtttttgtttcctaatTGTTTGACTGAAACATAGATGCTAACAACTGATAAATGGCCAACACCTTCTTTACCTGTAAATGTCTTTCATGTATTTGTACAATGAAAACTCATTCCTAGAAGTCCATGCAAACAAAAACCTTGTATGGTTGatcagaaaaggaaacatttaaaagagTACATAAAATTAAGTAGAACTATATGGAATCGAAGTGGATGTTTGCAAGGATTGTTTAGCAGTGCTGAAATACTATAGTGGTAACAAGTTTTGATTTACTGCCAGGCTGGAAAAGGCCACACTCCTGAATATAGAAGAGTCTTGGAAAAGGTCCTAGTGCTGCCAGGCTTCTTAAACATTTCATGgagtggggaagggaaggcatATCTTGTCTGTTTTCAGACAAAACTTCAGATTTATCTGTTTCACTCATATTGTAATAGTGATAAGCAGTTGGGAACGTTTCCTTTGTGCTTTGTCTTGCAGCCTGTAAATGGAGAAACAAAGCCAGTCCCATAGCTGGTATAACTGGGGCTGTGCTGAATCATCCAAGCTGAGACTCTGACTCCAGCAGTGGCACTTAGAgctatttatttccttttgcttcttgAACTGTCCATTGGTTAAAGGTTGCAGCTATTTGTAGCAGAGGCAGTGGAAGGAGGGCTGGCTCTGAACACAGACATCACATATATGACAGTTCACCTGAGGGCAACCAGAGCCCCAGAACAGTTCCCATATGAATTCATAGAAACAATCTGGGCTGTGAGATGTCACTGCTGAAAGGCAAGCACAGCTTATTGCAGGGATGGCAGTCTTCAAGTTGGAGTGGACAACTGTATTCTCCAGAAGCCATGAGAACTTTAGCTATATATCTCAGTGCCAGGGCACCTAGATCAGAACAAACTCAAACTTTCAGGTAATTTCCCAAAGGTAAAGACAGTGTTGCATATTGTTGCACCAGTGCTACCACCTAAAGCAACGTGTTGTCAATATTCATGAAGTGGCAGTAACAGCATTTCTCCCTCTAACCTTAGATGTCTCTTCTGTGTCTGGTTCTGTTTGTTTGAAGACTCTAtacattttatcttcttttaaaagaaaaatgcttttcctcaTAATCACATCTAAAGAGGGAAGTGATGACTCTACTCAAGCGAATGTAGTGTAGTGTTCAAGTGAGGTCATTTGATTCTTGTGTGGAGTTTGGAAGTTGTTAACTGAGTACTATTTTGAAGACTTAGCTGGCCAGCATCTCTGGTATGTTTGGAAGCATTCCACTGAGTTATTTTTGTAAACCACTGGGCTAAGTCAATGTCTTACGGTGAATTTAAAACTGTTAAAAGCAATCCCTTTAAGTCAGCCCATCTGTGGGTATTGCTAAATTGACGAtagcaaaaatagaaaattcatACCAGTTCCCCCACTATGGCACAAACTTTCTCCTCCACACTTAAAAATTCTAACAGAAGTTTCCTGAAGACATGCTGGGGATTCACTTTAGTGATAGTTAACTTTTCCTCTGGTTTCTGGAGAAACCAGACTAGACTCTCAATGGAAAGAGTAGTATTCCAGTCCACGGAGCAGCCTCTGGCACATCACTCTGACCCATAAGAATATGTACTTAATGTGGAACGACCCAAAATATTAGTGAGACTAGAAATTGAGGGTCTGTGTGCTGATGCAGCTGTGctcaagcagctctgcagctctgcatcGCTCTGATGAAGGTTTTTGTCAATTATAtacatttctgtagaaaataatATGCAATCTTTAAAAATTCTCCTTAGAATTAATATTTCTTCATgtaatttaaacaaatataCTCTTACATACTGtggagaaagaaggaataagtgtatttttttaaagaaataccaCATTTAGGTTAGTTTGTTCAATCAAACTACAAGGAGCTAAAGTCAAAAAGCTACTGGGGAGAGATAACCTTAAATAAGGACAGAGATAAAATTTTTGATTGGTTTACTCCCTACAGTAGGGGGTAAAGATATTTTACTCCAGCAAGGAGTTCCAGACTTTTATCTGGAAATATCCCTGTATTGGTACACAGGGATTTTGCAGGTCTGGAGCTGATACCAGATACCATACATGAGATGTGGTCAACTGTGACACTTTAAAGGAGTCTAGCTTAGGAGATGCAACCTCTGTTTTGATCTGTAGACTATGTAGTAGGAACATAAATTCAATTTAGTGCAAAGATCAACAAGCTTGCCCATGTCAATGACTACTGATAAGCAGCCCATAGAGCACGAAGTACTCTAGGAAAGAAGCCAAAACCTTTGATATACAGGATAAATGCATTGTGGTCATGACCATGAACTTTCTTCAggcaaaaacttttttttccccctggttCTTGAAATATGCTTATTACAACATGGTAAGAGTCTCCTCATATTCGTgtcattttcattaaaataaagttttaggTTTTACACATTTACAATTTTCCAGTGCTTCTGGAGTCTGCAGCAAAGTATTGgactttttttaatatgtagattggatgttttttctgcagcattGGTATGAGAGGCTGCTGTAGCTCCTGTTCTTTTGTTAATATTACCATAAAAACAGCCAATGATATAGAaggtgttgtgttttttttccccttcttggcACACTAACTAATCTATACCCACCATGCCTTTAGACATCTGCAATGTAATCTTCATGGTCAAGAAGGAGCAGCAAGaaaggaaatgtctttttcaaGGCAGACACTGAAAAAGGCTCCTGTTCCATTTGGAAGTAACTGTGTGTTAGTCAACAGGGTAGTAGAAAGTGGACCTTTCACTTCTGATGTGACTGTAAAACACAGCAAGTCCTATCCCACTTCTATCTGCTTTATATGAGATGTCTTTTAAAGTGGGAGAACCAGTGGTGCAGCACTTACACTCAGCCTGCTGTTGAGGCCAGTGCATGATCTCCCAGGGAACTGGGGGATTTGATCCAGTGCTACTCTCCCAGTAACTTTATAACCATTGCCTGACCCAGACTGTACTTCTGTTTTATGGATTTGTTTCTCAGTACTTTTATGTTCAGTG encodes the following:
- the CTXN3 gene encoding LOW QUALITY PROTEIN: cortexin-3 (The sequence of the model RefSeq protein was modified relative to this genomic sequence to represent the inferred CDS: substituted 2 bases at 2 genomic stop codons), whose protein sequence is MMKRRQLWDYSFQLPWMMDGEIVTATLVPSGNMIPNSSMTLAQKTTFAFVILLFIFLRIFRFCFFXILLIPYHSMPTSTXADGLEGLEKGQFDYALA